Below is a window of Oceanivirga salmonicida DNA.
CTTATCATTATCTAATTCTTTTATTTTATTAGCCAAATCACTTGAACTTATATTACTTTCGTTTTCTTCACTAGCTGCATATATTGGTAAAAGTATTATTTTATCAGCCAATAATAAAGATTTAGCAAAATCGTTTAAGAAATATTTTGTTCTAGTATATCTATGTGGCTCAAATATTACTGTTATTCTTCCTTTTTCCTTGCTCTTTGCAGCATTTATAGTTGCCTTTATTTCAGTTGGATGATGAGCATAATCATCTATTACTTTAATTTCTTCATCATATATTACTTGATATCTTCTTTTTGCACCTGTAAATCTTAATAAATGCTCTTTAACTATATCCATATCTAAATTTTCTAAATATGCTAAATATATAACTGAAAGTGAATTTGATACATTATGTACACCTGGAACTGTTAAAGAAACTTCTCCTATACTTTTACCATGTATTAATACTTCGAATTTTGTAATACCACCTTCAACTTTTATATTTTTAACACATATATCAGCAGTTTTTTCCAAAATACTGTAATACACTATTTTATCTTTAAACTCATCTAAATCTAAACTTTTTATAGTTGGACAATCTTTTGAAATTATTACTTTATCCCTAGTTTGTTTTATAAACTGAACAAATGATTTTTTAATATTTTCTAAATTTCCATGATGCTCTAAATGATCAGCTTCTACATTAGTAATTATAGAATATTTAGGGTGTAAATGTAAAAATGAATTATCACTTTCATCGGCTTCTACTATAAAATAATCGCTATCTCCCATTTGGCTATTAGTATTTAACTCTGGTATTATTCCACCAACTACTATATATGGTTTAGTTTCTAAAAAACTTAATGCTGCCATAGAAGAAGTAGTAGTTTTTCCGTGTGTTCCTGCTACTGCGATAGTTTTATCAAATTTATTAAATAGGTCTGCTAATATTTCTCCTCTTCTTTTCATTTCTATGCCCTTATTTTTCGCATATAGATATTCAGGATTAGTTTCTTTTATAGCAGTTGAATAAACATATAAATCAGGTTCAAAATTTTCTATATTTTCTAAACTTTGTCCTATATTTACAGTTATTCCCATATTTTCTAAATCATTAGTAATATCTTTATATTCTAAATCAGAACCCTCTACTATATGTCCTTGCTCATTTAAAATTTTGGCTATACCGCTCATTCCTATTCCATTTATTCCACTAAAATATATTCTCATCTTAATTTTCCTCTTTTATAATTTTTAATATGTTTTCTGTCGAATTACCAACTGATAATTTTTTTAGATTCTTTTCCATAAATTCTAATATTTCTTTATTTTCACATAAACCAAGTGCGTATTCTACTGCTTCATTGGCAGTTTCATTAGTATACATTTTTGCACCATTTACATATTCTAACATTTCTGCATTTTCCTTTTGACCTACAAAATCATAAGGAATTAGAACTGATGGTTTAGTAAGTTCTAGCAATTCAGATATTGTAGATGCTCCTGATCTACAAATTACTAAGTCTGATGCTGCCATTAGTTCTGGAACATTATCAAAATATGGCATTAAGATAATATTACTTAAATTTTTAACTTTTGCATGTACATCATCGAATAAATTTTGGCCTGTAGACCAAAATAATATTAGATTTTTTTTCTTATTTATTTTTTCTAAATTATTAATTACTGCATCGTTTATTTGCTTAGCCCCTAAACTTCCACCCATAATTAATATTACTTTTTTATTCTCATCTATTTCTAATTTTTGTCTTGCGTCTTCTTTTGTTATGTTATAAAATTCTTCTCTTAAAGGATTTCCTGTAACTACATATTTATCTTGTTTTTTCTCTGGTATATACTTTAAAGTTTCTTTAAATGCTAAAAATACTTTCTTAGAAAATCTGTTACAATATTTATTAGCCATTCCCATTAATATATTTTGTTCTTGTAAATAAACTTTAATACCTAATGTTTTCGCTGCTAATATAGCAGGTATTGAAATATAGTTTCCAAATCCTATAAGTACGTCTATTTTACTATTTTGTAAAATCTTTCTTGCATTATAAATTGCAGGAAATATTTTTAATATAGATGACACCTTATTAAAAGGCAATATATCTAAT
It encodes the following:
- the murC gene encoding UDP-N-acetylmuramate--L-alanine ligase — encoded protein: MRIYFSGINGIGMSGIAKILNEQGHIVEGSDLEYKDITNDLENMGITVNIGQSLENIENFEPDLYVYSTAIKETNPEYLYAKNKGIEMKRRGEILADLFNKFDKTIAVAGTHGKTTTSSMAALSFLETKPYIVVGGIIPELNTNSQMGDSDYFIVEADESDNSFLHLHPKYSIITNVEADHLEHHGNLENIKKSFVQFIKQTRDKVIISKDCPTIKSLDLDEFKDKIVYYSILEKTADICVKNIKVEGGITKFEVLIHGKSIGEVSLTVPGVHNVSNSLSVIYLAYLENLDMDIVKEHLLRFTGAKRRYQVIYDEEIKVIDDYAHHPTEIKATINAAKSKEKGRITVIFEPHRYTRTKYFLNDFAKSLLLADKIILLPIYAASEENESNISSSDLANKIKELDNDKQVCVMLPEELMNHIYLNNKPNDVYIFMGAGTVSKFAYSMVNKMKG
- the murG gene encoding undecaprenyldiphospho-muramoylpentapeptide beta-N-acetylglucosaminyltransferase gives rise to the protein MKNIAFTTGGTGGHIYPALALANKMRNEGYKIIFIGTRHRMEKDIVPANNFRFYGLDILPFNKVSSILKIFPAIYNARKILQNSKIDVLIGFGNYISIPAILAAKTLGIKVYLQEQNILMGMANKYCNRFSKKVFLAFKETLKYIPEKKQDKYVVTGNPLREEFYNITKEDARQKLEIDENKKVILIMGGSLGAKQINDAVINNLEKINKKKNLILFWSTGQNLFDDVHAKVKNLSNIILMPYFDNVPELMAASDLVICRSGASTISELLELTKPSVLIPYDFVGQKENAEMLEYVNGAKMYTNETANEAVEYALGLCENKEILEFMEKNLKKLSVGNSTENILKIIKEEN